The stretch of DNA GCCCGATGTCGGGGTGATGTCGGCGATGTCGGCGAGCGGCGCGATGAAGCAGCGGGTGCGCGGCTGCATGCGCTGGACGCCGCTCGCCGGCACCAACCCGGTCGCGAACGGCGAGGCGCTGATCGAGGCGCGCGCTTTCTACAGCCAGCCGCGCTTCAAGCTCGATTGCGTCAAGGTCGTTCTCGACGGCGTGCCGACCGAGGGCCGGACCGCGATGATGATCGATCCTTATCTCGACGGTCCGCACGGACATGGCGGCGAACCGACGCGCGGCATTGCGATGCTGGCGCCGGAAATTCTCTATCCCGCAGTGACGCGCTTCGACCGCGAGGGGCTGACGATCAAGTTCCACGCGGCGGGCGACGGCGCGGTGCGCGAGGCGATCGATTCGGTCGCCGCGGCGCGCAAGGCCAATGGCTGGGGCGGCCCGGCGCATGACGTCGGGCACAACAGCTTCGTCGATCCGGCCGACATCGACCGCGTCCGCGATCTCCAGATGACCTGGGAGTTTTCGCCCTATATCTGGTATCCGACCCCGATCGCGGCGACCGACATCCGCGCCGTCGTCGGCGACGAGCGCATGAAGCGCTGGATCCCGATCAAGGACGCGCTCGATTCGCATGCGCTGATCATTGCGGGATCGGACTGGTCGGTCGTGCCGTCGGTCAATCCCTGGCTGGCGATCGAAACGATGGTGACGCGCCAGATGCCGGGCGGCAGCAAGGAGACGCTGGGCGAGGGGCAGAAGATCGGCCTAGACGACGCGATGCGTATCTTCACCGAGAATGCCGCCGTCCACATGGGGCTGCGCGACACGGTCGGCAGCATCGCGCCGGGCATGCACGCCGACGTCATCGTCGTTGAGCGCAACCCGTTCAAGATCCCGATCACCGAAGTCCACAACACCAAGGTGCTGATGACCTTCATCGACGGCGAGAAAGTCTATGACGCGGCGTCGCCGCCCAAACTGACCGCGCACTGATAACAGCTATCCCCGGGAGAATGCCATGAAAGCCATCCGCCGCTCGGTCTCCGCATGTCTCCTGGGAGCGATCTTCGTCGCCGCGCCCGCGCTCGCGCAATTTTCCGGGCCTGGCGAAGCGATCCCGCCGGCGCCGGCGGATCTGATCATCGAGGACGCGCATGTGCTGACCCCCGATGGCTGGGTCGATGCCATGGCGGTGTCGGGGGGAACGATCGTCGCGCTCGGCGGCGCCGATGCGGTGGCCCGGCATCGGACCGCCGACACGCGGATCGTGAAACTGGGCGGACGCACGGTGCTGCCGGGGCTGCACGACATGCATGTCCATCCGATGGGCGCGGGATTGGCGCATGTCGCCTGCGCCATCCCGCACGGTTCGACCCCCGGGGCAATTTTTGCGCGCGTCGCTGAATGCGCAAAGGGCAAGGCGCCGGGCGAATGGATCAGCGGCAACGGTTATGAAGCCTCGTCCTTTGGCGCGACGCCGCCCAACCGGCAGATGCTCGACAAGGTCGCGCCGAACAATCCGGCGCTGTTCTTCGACATCAGCGGCCACAGCAGCTGGGTCAATTCGGCGGCGCTGAAACTGGCGGGGATCGATCACAATACCCCCGATCCCGCCGGCGGCATCATCGAACGCGATGCCAGCGGCGAACCGACCGGCCTGCTGCGCGAACGCGCGGCGGCGCTGGTCTGGACCAAGATGCCGCCGCCGACCCGCGAACAGAATGCGGCGGCGCTGCAATGGGCGCTGGCGACTTTGCTGGCGCAGGGGATCACTGCCTTCGAGGACGCCGGCGTCGGCGAAAAGGGCGCGCTCGCCTATGCCGATCTTGCCGACAAGGGGCTGCTCAAGCAACGCGTGCGCGGGTGCCTGATGTGGACCGATCCGACGGTCCTGCCAAAGCGCAATCTTTACGCGCGCGACCGCTTCACGCCATCGTGCGTCAAGATGTTCCTCGATGGCGTGCCGACCGACGGACATACCGCCGCGATGGTCGAGGATTATCTGCCGCTGCCGAACGCGGTTCATGGCGACGGGCGCGAAAAGGGGCTGCTGCTCGTGCCGCAGGCCAAGCTCGATGCCGAGGTGACGCGCCTCGATGCGATGGGCATGACTGTCAAATTCCACGCGGCCGGCGATGGCGCGGTTCGCGCCGCGCTCGACGCGATCGCCGCCGCCCGCCGCGCGAACGGCTTTTCGGGCCTGCTCCACAACCCCGGCCACAACAGCTTCATCCAGCCCGTCGATATCGCCCGCGCCCGCGCGCTGGGCGCGACCTTCGAATTTTCGCCGTATATCTGGTATCCGTCGCCGATCATCGGCGACATCAAGAAGGCCGTCGGCGAGGAGCGGATGAAGCGCTGGATTCCGGTCAAGGAGGTGCTCGACGCCGGTGTGGCATCGGTGCCGGGCTCGGATTGGCCGGTCACTCCGAGCAGCAATCCCTGGGTCGCTATGGAGACGCTGGTGACGCGCCAGGTGCCCGGCGGCGGCGGCGAAATTCTCGGCGCGGCGGAACGCATCACGCTGAAACAGGCGTTCGACATGTTCACCCGCCAATCGGCCAACCAGCTTTATCTTGGCCAGTCCACAGGCACGCTCGAAACGGGCAAGCGCGCCGATTTCGTCGTCGTCGATCGCGATATCTTCGCGGTTCCAATCACCCAGGTTGGGCAGACCAAGGTGTTGATGACATACATCGATGGTGAAAAGGTCTATTCGGTGCCGTGATCGGGGTGGGTGAGGTTGTCCTAGCCGTCTCCGGCCTCCTTCACCTCCTGCGACCTCCACGACATGCGTACGGATTTCGTTGATGTGGGAAATCCCACCGGATACGAGGTGCCATCCTTCAATGAGGCGCGCGCCGCACGAAATGTCTTCTGGATGGCTTCCGCGTTGCAAGGGCTGATTTGATGCTCGGCGTTTGGTCGGGAGCAGTCTTCTGTCCGGGCTGTTGATGCGGTCGGTGGCTGACCGCTGGCCATGATGGTATCCGCGAACCAGGCCCCACTCTGCTTTGCGGGCTATTATGCCCAAGACATTCGACGGGTGTCCCGGCCCGTCGGAAATTTTGTGCGCGAGGCCGGTTATCGTCGTCAGATGATGAACCTTTCGCCGAAGATGACGGCGAACTGGGTTTTTGCCTCGCCCCACTCGCGCGGACCTTCATCGACGGCGAGGAACGCGGGCCGCGGGAGCAGGCAATCGGAAATTGCCTTCGTTCGGTCGACACGCGCCGGACCCGTCGGCGATGTCGGCTTTCAGGCCGCACCGGCTTCGCCCCCGCGCTATATGCCAGTCGCGGTTCAGGACCCGGTTTCGTTGCCCTGGTCGAGCTGGCGCACGACGTTTTCCGCACCTTGTCCGGCCGCCACGCTCCGCGCCGTACGGCCCGCGTTGTCGACGATTGCCGGGTCGGCTCCGCCCTCCAGCAGCATGTCCACTTGCGCGGTCCGCCCGAAGAGTGCGGCCATCATGATCGCCGTCTGACCCGCCTTGTTGCGCGCGTTGACATCGCACGCCGTCTTCAACAGGCGCGCCGCAATATCGTCATAACCTTTGAATGCGACGCCCATTTGGGCGGTATTGCCCTGCGTGCCGTCGGGCTTGCAGGCATCGGCGCCCTGCGCGATCAAAATTTCGACGGAATCGGCGTGGCCATTATAAGCTGCAAGAATCAGCGGTGTGAAGCCGCGGGCATCATAGCGGTCGATATCGGCACCCGCTTCGAGAAGCGGCCGGATCATTTCGGTGCGGCCCAGACGCGCAGCCTCGAACAACAGCTCTTGCCGCCGCTCGGGCGAGGGCATGTCGCTGGCCGCCGCCGCCGCGGGGTGAAGGATCGCGATGGACGCGTAGAACAGGATGCCAAGCATCAAACTTACTCCAAAAAAGACTCCGGGGTCGGCGGTGATACCGCCCCGGAGCAGGCTCCCACGTAACTTGGATTAGCGCACCGCCAGGCGTTGCTGCGGATAGGTGGCTTCATATTCCGCCACCGCCTCGACGACTTCGGCCAGCTTTACATTCGCAGCCTGTGCGAGACGCTTGCCGTAATCGGGGTCGGCCTGGTAAAAATAGCTGACCATGATCGTGCGCGTCCGGTCGGACGATACCTGGCCGAGGTCGCCCGCCAGATTGGCGACGAGGTCCGCCTTCTCCTTCGCCGAGAGCGAACGGTAGAAGATGCCGGCCTGCTCGAAATTGTTGCTCTTTTCGATCGGCCGTGCATCGACGGTGGCATTGACCGCATAGGTCGACTGCGCGAATTGCGGGGCGACCTGCTTCGCTTCGACCGCCGGGAAATAATTCACGTTCGAAGCGCTGCCCGACTGGTCGAGGACGCCATCCTGTGAATTGTTCACCACGGGGGCGATCGGCCGGTTGACCGGCAATTGCATGACGTTGGCGCCGACGCGGTAGCGCTGCGTGTCCGAATAGCTGAACAGGCGGCCCTGGAGCATCCGGTCGGGCGATGCTTCGATCCCCGGCACCATATTTGCCGGCGCAAAGGCCGATTGTTCGGTGAATTCGAAGAAATTGGCCGGCATCCGGTTCAGCGTCATCTCGCCGATCTTGCGGAACGGCACGCCCAGCCATTCCTTGGTATCGTCGAAGGGATTATAATTCAGCGACGCGAACTGGTCCGCCGTCATGGTCTGGATCATCAGGTCCCAGGCTGGGAAGTTGCCCTTGCCGACCTCGCGATAAAGATCGTCCGTCATGAAGTTGAAGGGCGCCGCCCCGGCATCTTTTGCGGTGAGATTCCTTACGCCCTGCCGGCTGACCCAGCGGAACTTCGCGAAGGTGATTTTACCTTCGCCGCTCACAAGCTTGAAGGCATGGACGCCATTTCCGTCCATGAAGCGGTAGGAGGCAGGTGTGCCGAGGTTCGAATAGACATGCGTAAGCATGTTGGTGGCCTCGGGCGTCGCCGAGAAAAAATCGAAAAAGCGGTTCGGGTCCTGCTTGTTCGTGACTGGCGAGGGCTTCAGCGAATGAACCATGTCCGGAAACTGGATCGCGTCGCGAATGAAAAAGACCGGAAGGTTGTTGCCGACAAGATCCCAGTTGCCCTGGTCCGTATAGAATTTCGTTGCGAACCCGCGCGGGTCGCGCAATCCCTCGGGGCTGCCCGACGGATGGATGACGCTCGAGAAGCGGACGAATACGGGCGTTTCCTTTCCTGCCTGGAAAAGCGATGCCTTGGTTATGCCGGCTATGTCCGCGGTCGCCCGGAACACGCCGTGAGCGCCGGTGCCGCGCGGATGAACGACCCGTTCGGGAATGCGTTCGCGGTCGAAGCGCGCGAGCTTCTCGATGAGCGTCGTATCCTCCAGCAGCACCGGGCCATAATCACCGGGGGCTTTGCTGTTGCGGTTGGCACCGATGGGGGCGCCGTTGTCGCGTGTCATGTTGGGGACCATCGCCGGCGTGGGATTTGCGGGAACAGTCATCGTCGTTCCTGCGTCCGCCGGAAGCATCACGGTGTTCATCCGCGGCGCGACCTGGATGTCGCCGGGCTGCGCAAACGCGCTGCCGCCAGAGAGCGCAAGCAGACTGATCGAGGCGCGAATGGCGACTCTGGACGAGTATGCTGAGATTTTCATAGACGATTTCCTTTTTTTACCGCCGTGTCATTTTGGCCGTCGATGGCGCTTCATGCTCGGAAGGACCCAGCGGGTGAAATTGCTTGTTTCTGTCTGACAGAGTGAAAGGATCGATTGTTCAAACCCCGCGCAATCGACCAAGCACGCGCTTGTCATCGTAGCGCCGGGGGCTGAAGGCGAGATTGCTTGCATTGTGCATGATGGCGTTCAGCGCCCATCTCCTCATTCCCGGCTCACCTATACCGGAATGACGACGCGCCATTTTTCGCATAAGACACGGCGACGGCATGGGACCCTGAGGTCATCGAGGCTATGTTTGAGGGCCTCCGGAGCCGAAGTTTCTATCTTTGGCGTCTCGATATGGGCAACCGATTGTCGGCGGATACTCTGCAATGTGGGAGATATTCTCGAGGACAGATGGGCCCTCTCGCGATGGCATCCGGATTATGCAGAAGAGTTCGCAGCCTATGTGAAGTCCATGGGATCCCACCAATAGCGATCGGCCTTCGCTCATCACTTGATTGAACATTCAGGCATCTGATTGCGGCTCACGGAGGTTTTCGCGTAATGGCG from Sphingopyxis sp. CCNWLW2 encodes:
- a CDS encoding ankyrin repeat domain-containing protein translates to MLGILFYASIAILHPAAAAASDMPSPERRQELLFEAARLGRTEMIRPLLEAGADIDRYDARGFTPLILAAYNGHADSVEILIAQGADACKPDGTQGNTAQMGVAFKGYDDIAARLLKTACDVNARNKAGQTAIMMAALFGRTAQVDMLLEGGADPAIVDNAGRTARSVAAGQGAENVVRQLDQGNETGS
- a CDS encoding amidohydrolase — translated: MKAIRRSVSACLLGAIFVAAPALAQFSGPGEAIPPAPADLIIEDAHVLTPDGWVDAMAVSGGTIVALGGADAVARHRTADTRIVKLGGRTVLPGLHDMHVHPMGAGLAHVACAIPHGSTPGAIFARVAECAKGKAPGEWISGNGYEASSFGATPPNRQMLDKVAPNNPALFFDISGHSSWVNSAALKLAGIDHNTPDPAGGIIERDASGEPTGLLRERAAALVWTKMPPPTREQNAAALQWALATLLAQGITAFEDAGVGEKGALAYADLADKGLLKQRVRGCLMWTDPTVLPKRNLYARDRFTPSCVKMFLDGVPTDGHTAAMVEDYLPLPNAVHGDGREKGLLLVPQAKLDAEVTRLDAMGMTVKFHAAGDGAVRAALDAIAAARRANGFSGLLHNPGHNSFIQPVDIARARALGATFEFSPYIWYPSPIIGDIKKAVGEERMKRWIPVKEVLDAGVASVPGSDWPVTPSSNPWVAMETLVTRQVPGGGGEILGAAERITLKQAFDMFTRQSANQLYLGQSTGTLETGKRADFVVVDRDIFAVPITQVGQTKVLMTYIDGEKVYSVP
- a CDS encoding amidohydrolase, translating into MQKSILRISAAALVLFSFASGTQVSAADAVAAAAPAPVRSADLVFVNGEVRTPGGWVEAVAVSKGVIIAVGSSADVRGQAGEGARIVDLKGATLLPGLTDGHVHAMFAGMEQFTCRIRPGAKSDVIAKTVAGCVTDKAEGEWITGGNWVAAGFKPAEQNSKFLDRIAPKNPVALIDESHHSLWVNSAALKQAGITRDTKDPDGGAIDRDGRGEPTGLLRETAMGLVNGKIPRPTDAQRAAALTLSTNQMLSFGITGFIDAGVLLPDVGVMSAMSASGAMKQRVRGCMRWTPLAGTNPVANGEALIEARAFYSQPRFKLDCVKVVLDGVPTEGRTAMMIDPYLDGPHGHGGEPTRGIAMLAPEILYPAVTRFDREGLTIKFHAAGDGAVREAIDSVAAARKANGWGGPAHDVGHNSFVDPADIDRVRDLQMTWEFSPYIWYPTPIAATDIRAVVGDERMKRWIPIKDALDSHALIIAGSDWSVVPSVNPWLAIETMVTRQMPGGSKETLGEGQKIGLDDAMRIFTENAAVHMGLRDTVGSIAPGMHADVIVVERNPFKIPITEVHNTKVLMTFIDGEKVYDAASPPKLTAH
- a CDS encoding catalase, translated to MKISAYSSRVAIRASISLLALSGGSAFAQPGDIQVAPRMNTVMLPADAGTTMTVPANPTPAMVPNMTRDNGAPIGANRNSKAPGDYGPVLLEDTTLIEKLARFDRERIPERVVHPRGTGAHGVFRATADIAGITKASLFQAGKETPVFVRFSSVIHPSGSPEGLRDPRGFATKFYTDQGNWDLVGNNLPVFFIRDAIQFPDMVHSLKPSPVTNKQDPNRFFDFFSATPEATNMLTHVYSNLGTPASYRFMDGNGVHAFKLVSGEGKITFAKFRWVSRQGVRNLTAKDAGAAPFNFMTDDLYREVGKGNFPAWDLMIQTMTADQFASLNYNPFDDTKEWLGVPFRKIGEMTLNRMPANFFEFTEQSAFAPANMVPGIEASPDRMLQGRLFSYSDTQRYRVGANVMQLPVNRPIAPVVNNSQDGVLDQSGSASNVNYFPAVEAKQVAPQFAQSTYAVNATVDARPIEKSNNFEQAGIFYRSLSAKEKADLVANLAGDLGQVSSDRTRTIMVSYFYQADPDYGKRLAQAANVKLAEVVEAVAEYEATYPQQRLAVR